A window of Citrus sinensis cultivar Valencia sweet orange chromosome 7, DVS_A1.0, whole genome shotgun sequence contains these coding sequences:
- the LOC102620021 gene encoding protein PHLOEM PROTEIN 2-LIKE A10-like, with protein sequence MELILLKKGLDFTREKKKWLFLVAACSFSGYGVYKVYNLPVVARKRRRVFKFLGALISIAEAISDSAETFGVVSKELKDFLKSDSDQIPNSLKQISKIMNSNDFSESVVYVTQALTRGILRGYRFQAKSDEGANNNPSFEDRVFDKLFTTAGSGFASVVVGSFARNLIMAFYSEGKSCGEMHSNSTRSMNMDHDNNSIPRWLNAVCGDERSRELIGDCIQMLVSTAVSVYLDKTLDVNTYDQFFAALTNPKHEGKVRDMMVAVCNGTMETLVKTSHQVLTGSNSSSGSPYLAVDQGLGARRKKLSGQEALSTQFKARNSFGEVKHSGWVRQVSSTLAVPSNRKFVLDVSGRVTFEMVRSFLEILLEKLFDGMKRSVDVVNETVIDSGLEIVRYVTARSSAVATICLSLCLHILEAPWILAPS encoded by the coding sequence ATGGAGCTTATACTGTTGAAAAAGGGTCTTGATTTTACTCGGGAAAAGAAGAAGTGGCTGTTTTTAGTCGCAGCTTGTAGTTTTAGTGGTTACGGCGTGTACAAGGTTTATAATCTGCCAGTTGTGGCTAGGAAGAGAAGGAGAGTTTTCAAGTTCTTAGGAGCTTTGATTTCTATCGCAGAGGCTATCTCTGACTCTGCTGAAACATTTGGAGTCGTCTCCAAGGAATTGAAAGATTTCTTGAAGTCTGATTCGGACCAAATTCCCAATAGTCTTAAGCAAATTTCCAAAATCATGAATTCAAATGACTTCTCTGAGTCGGTAGTTTATGTCACACAAGCTTTAACTAGAGGAATTTTGCGTGGATATCGATTCCAGGCTAAGAGTGATGAGGGTGCAAACAATAATCCTAGTTTTGAGGACAGAGTTTTCGACAAGCTGTTTACAACAGCTGGGTCTGGTTTTGCTTCTGTTGTTGTGGGAAGCTTTGCTAGGAACTTAATTATGGCCTTTTATTCAGAGGGGAAGTCTTGTGGAGAAATGCATTCGAATTCTACTCGTTCGATGAATATGGACCATGATAACAATTCAATTCCAAGATGGCTGAATGCGGTTTGTGGCGATGAGAGGAGTAGAGAACTAATTGGGGATTGTATCCAAATGTTAGTAAGCACGGCGGTTTCTGTTTATCTGGATAAGACTCTGGATGTAAACACATATGATCAATTCTTTGCGGCATTGACTAACCCCAAACACGAAGGAAAAGTGAGAGACATGATGGTAGCAGTTTGTAATGGTACAATGGAGACTCTTGTCAAAACATCCCATCAAGTGTTAACAGGTTCTAATTCGAGCTCAGGTTCCCCATACTTGGCTGTTGATCAGGGACTGGGTGCGAGAAGGAAGAAGCTTTCTGGGCAAGAAGCATTGTCAACTCAATTTAAAGCAAGGAATTCGTTTGGCGAAGTTAAACATAGTGGGTGGGTTAGGCAAGTGTCATCTACATTGGCAGTGCCAAGCAATAGGAAATTTGTCCTTGATGTCTCTGGGAGAGTTACTTTCGAAATGGTCAGATCTTTCCTAGAAATCTTGCTGGAGAAGCTATTTGATGGTATGAAAAGATCTGTAGACGTTGTTAATGAGACTGTTATTGACAGTGGTCTTGAGATTGTGAGATATGTTACTGCTAGGTCTTCTGCTGTTGCTACGATATGTCTCTCTTTGTGTTTGCACATATTAGAAGCTCCTTGGATTTTGGCGCCCTCTTAA
- the LOC102619341 gene encoding phytosulfokines 3, translating to MAKVKVATLFIIVLLLLSTLTYAARPAPAFENNHSPANTQQGMDAVGGDDDCDGEGEEDCLNRRTLAAHLDYIYTQKHKP from the exons ATGGCTAAGGTTAAGGTTGCCACTCTGTTCATAATAGTCCTACTCCTCCTCTCCACACTAACCTACGCTGCCCGCCCAGCACCAGCCTTTGAAAACAATCATTCTCCTGCAAACACACAACAG GGTATGGATGCAGTGGGTGGAGACGATGACTGTGACGGAGAAGGAGAGGAAGATTGCTTGAACAGAAGGACTCTTGCAGCCCATCTTGATTATATCTATACCCAGAAGCACAAGCCATAG
- the LOC102619043 gene encoding basic leucine zipper 4: MLSACPAIFSSEMMFGNPFPDFESEFTPWDLPDPFPAPNQSPIPAVSSSGSDEPNQIQTNSNSGSDEPRQTVSVIDERKRRRMISNRESARRSRMRKQKHLENLRNQLNRLRMENRELSNRLRFALHHCQRVRTDNDRLRSEHTILRRRLSEIRQILLYRQLQQVTSAWPCNSAVTNEQTSSLIT; the protein is encoded by the coding sequence ATGTTGTCCGCTTGTCCGGCCATTTTCTCATCGGAGATGATGTTCGGAAACCCTTTTCCCGATTTCGAAAGTGAGTTCACGCCGTGGGACTTACCGGACCCTTTTCCAGCCCCAAACCAATCACCGATCCCTGCGGTATCAAGTTCCGGTTCCGATGAACCGAACCAGATCCAAACCAACTCAAACTCTGGTTCAGATGAGCCGAGGCAGACGGTTTCTGTCATCGACGAGCGTAAGCGTAGACGCATGATATCGAACCGCGAATCGGCCCGGAGGTCACGCATGCGTAAACAGAAGCATTTAGAAAACCTAAGGAACCAGCTGAACCGCCTTAGAATGGAGAACCGGGAACTATCGAACCGGTTACGGTTTGCCTTGCATCACTGTCAACGTGTAAGGACAGACAATGATCGGCTCCGGTCCGAACATACTATTCTCCGGCGAAGACTGTCGGAAATACGTCAAATTTTGCTTTACAGGCAGCTCCAACAGGTCACGTCTGCATGGCCATGCAATTCCGCTGTCACGAATGAACAAACCTCATCATTAATCACATAA